AAAAAGCCCCGGCCAGCGCGCTGCGCTGACCGGGGCTTTGCCGTGATGTCACACGGGGCTTTGCCGGATGGCCTACATCAGTTCGGTGACAAACACCGTAATCACGCCCAGCGGCGCCACATACTTGACCAGAATGTTCCAGGCGCTGAAGTCATAGATATCGAATCCCAGCTCCTGGCGCACGGATTCCTTGTCCAGGCACCAGGCGGCAAACACGATCGACCCGAGGCCGGTGAGCGGCAGCAGGAGCTTCGCCGTTACCGTGTCGAGGAAGTAGAAGATATTGAGCCCCAAAAGGCTGACCTCTGACCAGACGTTGAACGACAGCAGGGCAGCAACGCCCAGCAGCCAGACGGCAACGCCGCCGATCAGCGTGGCCGTTACCCGGTTAAGCGGGGTGCGCTCTTCGAGCATCTCCACCGTGGGTTCGAGAAGCGAAATGGCCGAGGTCAGCGCGGCAAAGGTGAGCAGCAAAAAGAAGATCAGGCCGAGGATGGTGCCGCCGGCCATGTTGCCGAACGCCAGCGGCAGGGTGACAAAAATCAGCCCCGGCCCTTCGCCCGGGCTAAGCCCGTTGGCAAAGACAATGGGGAAGATCGCCAGGCCCGCGAGCAGCGCAATCACGGTATCGAGGATAATAACGGTGCGCGCGGTGCTGATCAGGTTGACGTCTTTGCCCAGGTAGGAGCCGTAGGCCATCATGATGCCCATGCCCAGCGACAGAGTGAAAAATGCCTGTCCCATGGCGGCAAGGACGACGCTGCCGCTAAGCGCGCCCCATTCAGGGCGAAACATGAACGCCACGGCTTCGCCGAAGTGGCCGGTGGTCATGCCGTAGCCGGCAAGGATCAGCATGAGAATCACCAGCGCCGGCATCATCGAGCGTACCGCGCTTTCAAGCCCTCGGGTCACGCCCCGGGCAACGATGACGACGACCAGCGCCATGAAGGCGGTGTGCCACAGCAGTAGCGTACCGGGGCTCGCCAGCATGCCGTTGAACAGCTCGCCGATGCTGTCCGAGTCGCCGCCGCTGAAGGTGCCGATAATCGAGCTCAGGGTATAGTTGAGCGACCAGCCGCCGATGACGCTATAAAACGACAGGATCAAAAAGGCGGCGAGCACGCCGCTGATGCCGATGCCCAGCCAGGCTTTGGGCTTGCCGTTCTGGCGCGCCTGATCGGCCATGGTGTCGATGGGGTTTTTCTGCCCGCGGCGGCCGATCAGCCATTCCGCGACCAGAATCGGCAGGCCGACCAGCGCCACGCAGGCCAGGTACACCAGCACGAAGGCCGCGCCGCCGTTTTCCCCGACCATGTAAGAGAAGCGCCAGATGTTCCCGAGGCCCACGGCCGATCCCGCAGCCGCAAGCACAAAGGTCATCCGCGATGACCACTGTGCGTGAGCAAGTTTTGCCATACATCA
This DNA window, taken from Halomonas piscis, encodes the following:
- a CDS encoding sodium-dependent transporter; its protein translation is MAKLAHAQWSSRMTFVLAAAGSAVGLGNIWRFSYMVGENGGAAFVLVYLACVALVGLPILVAEWLIGRRGQKNPIDTMADQARQNGKPKAWLGIGISGVLAAFLILSFYSVIGGWSLNYTLSSIIGTFSGGDSDSIGELFNGMLASPGTLLLWHTAFMALVVVIVARGVTRGLESAVRSMMPALVILMLILAGYGMTTGHFGEAVAFMFRPEWGALSGSVVLAAMGQAFFTLSLGMGIMMAYGSYLGKDVNLISTARTVIILDTVIALLAGLAIFPIVFANGLSPGEGPGLIFVTLPLAFGNMAGGTILGLIFFLLLTFAALTSAISLLEPTVEMLEERTPLNRVTATLIGGVAVWLLGVAALLSFNVWSEVSLLGLNIFYFLDTVTAKLLLPLTGLGSIVFAAWCLDKESVRQELGFDIYDFSAWNILVKYVAPLGVITVFVTELM